The following DNA comes from Nitrospirota bacterium.
TCGGCAGATATGTCGGCCATACTGCATTCCGGGGCGGCATTGGAGCAGAGGCTGACTGTATCCTGATCCCTGAGATCCCGGTTGATTTTGATGTGGTATATGAGCATATGAAGATGACTTATTTCGGCAGGGTCATGCGGAGCGATGTTAAGGCCGGCACCTATATCATGGTCGTGGCTGAAGGCCTGAAAATAGCCAATGGTGAAATGCTCTATGATGAATCGGCCGGCGTTGACGCCTTCGGCCACAAGAAGCTTGCCGGTGCAGGCAAGTTCGTGAGGCAGCAGCTCGAAAAACGGCTCAAGTCAGATCCTGAGGTCATCGAGTTTATGAAAAAGAGCGGCATGTATGCGCCGGGTGTGTATGAGATCCCTGAGGTGAGGGAAGTAACTCCCGGACATCTGGTACGCTGCGGCGGTTCGTCAGCATACGACGTTGTCTTTGGGTACAAGACCGGAGCAGCTGCAGTGTTGCTGCTGATCTCAGGCAAGGCAGGCGTGACCGTGGCTAATGTTGACGGCAGCCAGATCTACTTTAAGGAGACCTCTGAAGCGATCAAACGCAGAGAGGTCGATCTTACCGAGATAGGTCTCTATGAGAGCCTTGGCACCTGCTTCGGCAGAAAGCCTGAAAAATATAACTACTCCTTCACAGAAGTGAAGGACAAGATCATACGGCATCTGTAGCATCAGCTTACACGCTTACAAGCTGGCAAGCTTGTAAGCGTGTTGGCTTGTCTGCCTGTCATCTGTGATACTATGTAAGCAATGGCAGGTATCGGCGAAAAGATAGACGATTTTCTCTTACGCAGGCTCTGGAAAAAAGATCTGTCTTTGGCCGGCAAAGCCACATCTCTTGAGATCAAGGCATGCCGGCTCATCTATGTCATCATAAAAGGTTTTTCAGTCTCCCTCACCCAAAAGCTTGGAGTGCCCTCTGAATTCGTCCGCGAGGTCTTGTCAATCCTCGTGGGGAAAGGACTTCTTGTGCCGACGCATACTGAGCCGCCTGCGTACCTTCCCGGAAAAGATCCGGAAATGATAACCCTGAATGAAATAATCGCCTCTGTCAGGATCTCAGGAGAGGATGCGCATAGTGACTCCGGATCACTGGCGTCAATGCCTGAGGTCGACGGCATTATGAAGCATATCGAACAGGCCATCGCCCTCTCGCTGGACAAACAGACCCTTAAGGAGCTTACGACAAGGAGATAGAACAGATGGTTGCTGCGAACGCGATGCAGACAGTGCACGAAGCGATCGAAGCGCATGGCGGTATGGATTATTGGAACAGTCTCGAAGCGCTTGACGTCGAAATTTCAGCAGGCGGATTCCTGTTCACGGCAAAGCGACGGCCTGTTCTGAAACGAGTGCGCATGCGGGCACTCACGACTGAGCCAAGATTCACCTTCTTTGATTTCCCGAAGTCCGGCCTGATTGGTGAACTCATCGGGAATGACGAGGTCCGCATCCTTGACAGCAACGGAAAGATCGTCGCGCAGAGAAAGGACCCGCGTCCGGCGTTTCGCGGTATCCGCAGGCAGTTTTTCTGGGACGATCTCGATTTCATTTACTTCGCAGGCTATGCCACCTGGAACTATCTGACAGCTCCCTTCATGCTTGCGCGCAAGGGCTTTCTCATCGAGACACTTGAACCACTGCAGGGAGCCCTTGGGCAATTTACCCGATTGCAGGTGACCTTTCCCCCTGATATACCAACTCACTCCCGCGAGCAGGTCTTTTATTTTGACGACCAGCGCCTGCTCCGACGTCTTGATTATACGGCAGAGGTTGTCGGCGGTTGGGCTCACGCGGCTCACCTGTGCGATGACTACCGGACATTTGACCGGCTCAAGGCACCGACCCGCCGCCGGGTCCTGCCGCTTTTTTTCGGATATAAGCCGCTGCCCGGCCCGACACTGGTTGCACTGGAGCTGCATATGATCAGGCCGGTTCCGAATAACCCCTTCTGATGAATCAATAAAGTAGTCGGATAACCTTGCAGGATGTACAATGAAGCTATGCCACTAAAGATGCGGAAAACCTGCAAGATCTTTTCAGCCTTTCTGGGCTCCTTGCTTATTCTGATCATAATGCTTGCCTATTCCCAATACCTGACGCTCAAGAAGACTCTCATCTCGAGAATATCCGCCAGGGCAACAGTTCTCATCGGACAGAAAGTCGAGATCAACGACATCTTCCTTGATCCTGCTGCAGGGATAACCATTGCCGGTATTACTGTCAGGAATCCGGACGGCTTTATTCAGGGAGATCTTCTGAAGATCAAAAAGATCCGCCTGGATATGAGATACAAGGAACTTTTCAAAGGTCGGTTCTCCTTTCGAAACATAGATGTGGTCTCACCAGAACTTTCCCTGATGACTGCTGAGGGCAAGCTGAATATAGCTGAAGCATTCGGGGCATTTTTCTTAAAAAAAGGAACTGCAGAATATCTGATCGACGGCCTCACGATCAGGAATGCCGGCTTCAGTTTTAATAATGAACCTCTCTATCGCATAAGAGATATGGATCTGTCAATGAATGGTCTCTCATCAGCTCAAGGCACGAAAATATCCTTTAAAGCTTTTCTGGCCTATTGGGAAAGCAACAAAATGACTGTTGAAGGATGGGCGTATCTCAACGATAAAGCACAAAAGTTCAGTATCTCAGCAAGATCCGACGATATCAATTTTTCAATGTTCAGGGAGCATGCTGCGAAATTCGGCATGGGTCTTGAGAAGAGCAGGGCCAACATATCGTTTCAGGCAGAGGGAGATGCTGATCAGGGCATTATGATCAGGACCGAGGCCCGGGTGAAAAGCACAGGCATGTCCATCTTCAGGAAGAACTCCATGCATTCGCTTTCCCTCACGACCGAGGCCTTCCTGGACATAAAAAAAGAGGCGCTGACGGTCGGCAAGGCCCTTTTCAGCGCTGGAGATTCGTCAACTATACAGGCAACAGGCTCGATACAGGGAATCTTCAGCAGACCATCGTATGCAGCTGAGATCAGAGTCAACAGGCTCGATCTTTCGTCATTCGATATTATGAAAGGCCTGAAAGCGGGCGGCATTATTACGTCTGACCTGATACGGGTGAAAGGAACTCTTTTTTCTGTTCTTCCAGAGGTCACAGGGATGATGACTGTCAGCAATGGGGCATTGAGCCTGGACAAGGCGGAAATTCAGGGGATGAATGGGAAAATTACATTCACATCCGGAAAAGACCTTTCTGCCACGGTGAAGGCATCAGCCAGGATCTTCAAGGCAGGTGATGCAGTGTTCAAACAGCCTGTTGAGATGGACCTTGCTGCAGAAGGAAAAGGAAAGCCGGAAAGGATCATACTCAAATCAGAACTCAATCTTTCAGGGATCGATATGGTCATAAACGGCAAGAATTTCAGGATTGCCAAATTCACTGGTGCATATGACGGCACGGTCCAGGGCAAGGTCATATCCGGAAAGGCCTCCCTGCAAGCCGCGGATCTGGCCTATGACGGATATCAGGCAAAGAACCTCGGGTCAGATCTTGCCGTGGACTATGATCGCAGCAAGTTGACAATAAAGAACATAAAGGCAGCCAGCGACCTTTTCAGCGCGGCAGGAGAGATGATGACCGTAACACTGCCCCAGGGCAGGGGAAAGATCATGATGGAAGCAAAGAATTTCAGCGCCTCATATCCTGCAAAGAAGGCAGTATTGAGAGGGTTTGACTGCAATGGCTCTCTGTCTGGAGGTGGGAGCAGCCTTTCGTGTGATCTGGGTTTCACTGCACGGCAGGTATCGTTTCAGGATATTTCTTTAGGACCTGTCAGCGGCAGAGGCAGCATTGCGAACAGTGAATTTATCATTGATATTCCTTCAGCCAAACTGTTTGAGGGCTCAGCCAGAATCTTCGCAAAGGGAAAGGCAGGAGACAGCCCCTATCCAATCGCAGCAGCACTGACCGCGGAATACATCAATATTGGACAAGTATCGCAAATGGCAAAATCTTTTTTCAGTCTGCCCTATGCTGCATCAGGAAGCGCACAGGCACTGTCATTCGAAGGCACGATATCATCTTCTGAGAACGCTATTGGCAAGGCATCCATAAGAGGCAAAAACATCTCGATAACCGATGCCCAAAAGAGGGCTCTGGTTAAAGACGCGGCAGTCAGTTCGGACCTGGTCTTCCACGGCAGGGAGATGGAGATCAGGGCTGATGCCTCAGTCGCAGGCCTTGCATTATCACTGTCAGGAACCGCAGATAATATTTTTAACGATAAGCGCACTGTTCGCATGAATCTTATCATTCCGGAAACAGGGATCAGCGATATCCGCACCGCCTTTTGGGACGTTGTTCCCGACCGCCTTCTGTACGCCGGTCTGAGCGGAAGTATTGCAGCGAACCTTATCGCAACATACAGTAGCGCAGCTATAAGCGCGGATGGCGGGGTTCTGCTGAGGGGGATTGCCCTGGAAGGTGAAAACAATGAATACTCCCTTGGTCCGATCAATGGCATGGTGCCAGTCCATTTCAATTCAGCCGGCAATGAGCGTAATTCTCTGTCCATCCCATCCTTTGAGCGGACTGATTTTGAAGACCATAAGAAGGCTTATGCATCGTCAAAACAGTTCCTGGGCAATGAGATAAAGATTGGCTCTCTACGGTATGGCTTCAGACTGCTCGAAGATGTTTCTCTCTGGGTCGAGCAGAAAGGCAGTTCATTGAAGATCAACCGTTTTAGTGCTAAGATGTTCGGAGGAAAGGTCAATGGCACAGGTTTCGCAGACCTTTCTGACGGCCTCAGTTACCGGGCCGGGCTCATTACTGATGGCGTGAGCCTTACGCAGCTTTGCGAGGAGATACCACCGATCAAGGGATACATCTCCGGCAAGATTGACGGTATTGCAGCGATAAATGGCTCAGGTGCAGGCTTGGCAAATATCACCGGCAGGGCCGATTTCTGGACCTATAGCGGAGAGGGAGAAAAAACGAGGATCAGCAGGGAGTTCCTTGAAAAGATCGGCGGCCCTCAAGTAAGGGCATACCTTGGCGAAAGGCGGTTCAACAGGGGCATCATGGGTCTCTCTATTCAGAATGGCTTTTTCATCTTCAGGGAGCTTGAGATATCGAATAGGAACTTTGCAGGTATTTCTGATCTGTCAGTAAAGGTTGCTCCCCTTAACAACAGGATTGCCATAGATCATCTTATGTGGACCATTACAGAGGCAGCCCAAAGGGCAAAGAAAGAATAGCCGCAGGCGGACAAAGTTCATTCAAGGAGGATCAAGACATGAAAAAACACCTCAGATTACTGTTATTAGGATTGTCATGTATTATCGCAGCCTGTGCCGTTATCACGGTGAACATCTATTTCCCTGAAAAAGATGTCAAGGAGGCGTACAAGGTCCTTGAAAAAGAGCTTATGGGAACAGACAGGAAGATCGAGGAGAAGCAACCTGCTGGCAAACCGGAAAGTTCAATACAGTTCGAGTTTGTACGGTCTGCCTTTGCC
Coding sequences within:
- a CDS encoding 6-phosphofructokinase yields the protein MKRIGIITSGGDCGGLNAVIKGVAREAYALGIESVVIPNGYAGLYNLIELPEVVFLNAERVSRIEASLAGSEAGHSRVKISKIKDEKKYDRIKEGLKKFGIDALVISGGDDTGSVVVDLSSQGIPCIHVPKTMDLDLQPYSVGGDSSINRIATFTRDLKTTGLSHNRVMVVEVFGRYVGHTAFRGGIGAEADCILIPEIPVDFDVVYEHMKMTYFGRVMRSDVKAGTYIMVVAEGLKIANGEMLYDESAGVDAFGHKKLAGAGKFVRQQLEKRLKSDPEVIEFMKKSGMYAPGVYEIPEVREVTPGHLVRCGGSSAYDVVFGYKTGAAAVLLLISGKAGVTVANVDGSQIYFKETSEAIKRREVDLTEIGLYESLGTCFGRKPEKYNYSFTEVKDKIIRHL